From one Nocardioides yefusunii genomic stretch:
- a CDS encoding DUF3263 domain-containing protein, with product MEAAESLPESVEQPHATLSDREIAVLAFERQWFKYAGAKEQAIRETFDMSSTRYYQVLNALIDRDDALESDPLLVRRLRRLREQRQRQRSARRLGLEI from the coding sequence ATGGAAGCCGCTGAATCTCTCCCCGAGAGTGTCGAGCAGCCGCACGCCACACTGAGTGACCGCGAGATCGCCGTCCTCGCCTTCGAGCGGCAGTGGTTCAAGTACGCCGGAGCCAAGGAACAGGCGATCCGGGAGACGTTCGACATGTCCTCGACCCGCTACTACCAGGTGCTCAACGCGTTGATCGACCGTGACGACGCGCTCGAGTCAGACCCGCTCCTCGTCCGTCGCCTGCGTCGCCTGCGTGAGCAGCGTCAGCGTCAGCGTTCCGCCCGCCGCCTCGGCCTCGAGATCTGA
- the otsB gene encoding trehalose-phosphatase, with protein MSQHGDPLESGDAGECAPAWDVLLAEPQRFVVGLDFDGTLAPIVDDPTAAHIHPDAPALMAAVAARTGGLAVVTGRPVRQALALGELEEVGALVERSGGRFAVLGQYGNERWDAHTRRLTTPLPPRGLATFLAELPVLLRHADAADAFVESKGLAVAVHTRRMPDSLAVYARLEEPLTAAAKAHGLTVEPGRQVIEVRAPGMDKGVALRRLVTEWDAASVLYAGDDLGDVEAFLALRDLRSGDGFDARVVAAHTGDGPAQLLDLADHRVDGPAGVVAMLRDLLARLDELGAA; from the coding sequence ATGAGCCAGCACGGGGACCCTCTGGAATCCGGTGACGCAGGGGAGTGCGCCCCTGCGTGGGACGTGCTGCTCGCAGAGCCGCAGCGCTTCGTCGTCGGCCTCGACTTCGACGGCACCCTGGCGCCGATCGTGGACGACCCGACCGCGGCCCACATCCACCCCGACGCCCCGGCGCTGATGGCGGCGGTGGCTGCCCGCACCGGCGGCCTGGCCGTGGTCACCGGACGTCCGGTCCGGCAGGCGCTCGCCCTCGGCGAACTCGAAGAGGTCGGTGCCCTGGTCGAGCGATCCGGTGGTCGCTTCGCGGTCCTGGGGCAGTACGGCAACGAACGCTGGGACGCCCACACGCGGCGTCTCACGACGCCGCTCCCGCCGCGCGGTCTGGCCACCTTCCTGGCCGAACTTCCCGTCCTGCTCCGTCACGCCGACGCGGCCGACGCGTTCGTGGAGTCCAAGGGCCTGGCCGTCGCCGTGCACACCCGCCGGATGCCTGACTCACTGGCCGTCTACGCGCGCCTGGAGGAGCCGTTGACCGCGGCCGCGAAGGCGCACGGGCTCACCGTCGAACCCGGCCGTCAGGTGATCGAGGTCCGGGCCCCCGGCATGGACAAGGGCGTGGCGCTGCGCCGTCTGGTCACCGAGTGGGACGCCGCGAGCGTGCTCTACGCCGGTGACGACCTCGGGGACGTCGAGGCGTTCCTGGCTCTGCGTGACCTGCGATCGGGAGACGGGTTCGACGCCCGGGTCGTCGCGGCCCACACCGGGGACGGCCCTGCCCAACTCCTCGACCTGGCCGACCACAGGGTCGACGGTCCCGCCGGCGTCGTGGCGATGCTGCGCGATCTCCTTGCGCGGCTCGACGAACTCGGCGCCGCCTGA
- a CDS encoding LytR C-terminal domain-containing protein codes for MSSPSRQVSSRTRRRDESGVAVPSPVVLLSVAAVIAAGGAFALTSGNASDEVKVPIASPETVAPTPSATPTATPSATPTKKPKPKPKINRGKVYVEVFNNSGITGLAGRTAAKITAAGWQVVGSDNWVGNIPADTVYYPTRLKAEGKQLALDLGIDRVKVAVEPMKGDRLTVILTG; via the coding sequence ATGTCTTCCCCCTCCCGTCAGGTCAGCTCCCGTACCCGTCGTCGTGACGAGTCCGGCGTCGCCGTGCCGTCTCCCGTCGTCCTGCTGAGCGTGGCAGCGGTGATCGCTGCCGGTGGCGCGTTCGCGCTCACCTCGGGCAACGCGAGTGACGAGGTCAAGGTCCCGATCGCGTCGCCCGAGACGGTCGCGCCGACGCCGAGCGCCACCCCGACTGCCACGCCGAGCGCCACCCCGACGAAGAAGCCCAAGCCCAAGCCGAAGATCAACCGCGGGAAGGTCTACGTCGAGGTCTTCAACAACTCCGGCATCACCGGTCTCGCAGGGCGGACGGCGGCGAAGATCACGGCCGCAGGCTGGCAGGTCGTCGGCAGCGACAACTGGGTCGGCAACATCCCCGCCGACACCGTCTACTACCCGACCCGCCTCAAGGCCGAGGGGAAGCAACTCGCCCTGGACCTCGGGATCGACCGGGTCAAGGTGGCCGTCGAGCCCATGAAGGGCGACCGACTCACCGTCATCCTGACCGGTTGA